Proteins encoded by one window of Vitis vinifera cultivar Pinot Noir 40024 chromosome 10, ASM3070453v1:
- the LOC100260556 gene encoding cytochrome b561 and DOMON domain-containing protein At3g25290, with protein MSMTSHSLIILGLFFSLPSTIALYLTTAREVYELPTPATSQKTDTGVTTDLSWQRRRVWHHRHHLRNVHGILNIIGWGTLLPLGAIIARYFRKFPMECSEWFTLHILCQTLGYLLGSLGWAIGIWLGNSSINYTFHSHRVLGIIIFTFSTLQMFSIALQPRRENKCRKYWEICHRLLGYVLMVLIMTNIFVGINHQSPAAKWIWFYVGVLVVMGLVSIALEIVRWIKLVQNQTVLLNSSIYAANS; from the exons ATGTCCATGACTTCCCATAGCCTTATAATTCTTGGTTTGTTCTTCTCCCTACCCTCCACCATTGCCCTCTACCTCACAACCGCAAGAGAGGTGTACGAGCTCCCGACGCCAGCTACTTCTCAGAAGACCGATACCGGAGTTACAACAGACCTTTCATGGCAGAGAAGAAGAGTCTGGCATCACCGGCATCACCTGAGAAAT GTTCACGGGATCCTAAACATCATAGGATGGGGCACACTCCTGCCCCTAGGGGCGATCATCGCTCGATACTTCAGAAAATTCCCCATGGAATGCAGTGAATGGTTCACCCTTCACATACTGTGCCAAACTCTGGGGTATCTTCTGGGATCATTGGGATGGGCCATTGGTATATGGCTTGGAAACTCCTCAATAAACTACACTTTTCACAGTCACCGGGTTCTCGGCATCATTATCTTCACATTTTCAACTCTCCAA ATGTTTTCTATTGCTCTGCAGCCGAGGAGAGAAAACAAGTGCCGCAAGTACTGGGAAATATGCCATCGTCTTCTGGGATATGTGCTGATGGTGCTGATTATGACCAACATTTTTGTAGGGATCAACCATCAAAGCCCAGCTGCAAAATGGATCTGGTTTTACGTGGGAGTTCTTGTGGTTATGGGTTTGGTTTCCATCGCATTGGAAATCGTCAGATGGATTAAGCTTGTACAGAACCAGACTGTGTTGTTGAACAGTAGCATCTATGCTGCTAATTCCTaa
- the LOC100243449 gene encoding protein STIG1, protein MAMKLLKLLFILSITTSTVSAASSGNENNDDNSIVGAAWSADENKEDSAVESHLALPESPESYIALPEGEETTSSDGTSDFMFQNKHLTCDKFPPICRRKSSPGPDCCKKKCVNIGKDPNNCGQCGRKCKHGDICCRGHCVNPSVDPLNCGRCGNKCKKWETCLYGMCSYA, encoded by the coding sequence atggccaTGAAGCTGCTAAAACTCCTCTTCATACTCTCCATCACTACCTCCACTGTTTCTGCAGCATCGAGTGGCAATGAAAACAACGATGACAACTCCATTGTTGGAGCAGCATGGAGTGCTGATGAAAACAAGGAAGACTCAGCTGTGGAAAGCCACTTAGCATTGCCTGAAAGCCCAGAAAGCTACATAGCATTGCCTGAAGGCGAAGAAACAACTTCTTCAGACGGGACTAGTGACTTCATGTTTCAGAACAAGCACTTGACCTGTGATAAGTTTCCACCGATTTGTCGTCGGAAGTCCAGCCCTGGTCCAGATTGCTGCAAGAAGAAATGCGTAAACATAGGGAAGGATCCAAATAACTGTGGACAGTGCGGCCGCAAGTGCAAACACGGCGATATCTGCTGCCGCGGGCACTGCGTGAACCCCTCTGTCGATCCATTGAACTGCGGTAGGTGCGGCAACAAGTGCAAGAAGTGGGAGACATGTCTTTACGGGATGTGCAGTTATGCATGA
- the LOC100248583 gene encoding protein STIG1 translates to MAMKLLKLLFILFITTSTVSAASSGNENNEDNSIVGAAWSADENKEDSAVESHLALPGSPESYIALPEGEETTSSDGTSDFMFQNKHLTCDEFPPLCRRKSSPGPDCCKKKCVNIGKDPNNCGKCGRKCKHGDICCRGHCVNPSVDPLNCGGCGKKCKKWETCLYGMCSYA, encoded by the coding sequence ATGGCCATGAAGCTGCTAAAACTCCTCTTCATACTCTTCATCACCACCTCCACTGTTTCTGCAGCATCGAGTGGCAATGAAAACAACGAAGACAACTCCATTGTTGGAGCAGCATGGAGTGCTGATGAAAACAAGGAAGACTCAGCTGTGGAAAGCCACTTAGCATTGCCTGGAAGCCCAGAAAGCTACATAGCATTGCCTGAAGGCGAAGAAACAACTTCTTCAGATGGGACTAGTGACTTCATGTTTCAGAACAAGCACTTGACCTGTGATGAGTTTCCACCGCTTTGTCGTCGGAAGTCCAGCCCTGGTCCAGATTGCTGCAAGAAGAAATGCGTAAACATAGGGAAGGATCCAAATAACTGTGGAAAGTGCGGCCGCAAGTGCAAACACGGCGATATCTGCTGCCGCGGGCACTGCGTGAACCCCTCTGTCGATCCATTGAACTGCGGTGGGTGCGGCAAGAAGTGCAAGAAGTGGGAGACATGTCTTTACGGGATGTGCAGTTATGCATGA